The following proteins come from a genomic window of Mucinivorans hirudinis:
- a CDS encoding two-component system response regulator, translated as MINILIVEDEVPAQKNLQRLIEEYVVDGQVVGCTGSIESTCRFLSERGGEVDLILLDIELSDGKSFEIFNRIKITARVIVTTAFDNYAIKAFKIHSVDYLLKPIEPRELVAAVELVRRDMSSDGHIDKILEILSPREYKQRFTVKIGDKIVIVDTEQIAYFYSEEKVTFLVTKQDRRYIVDFSLDMVGEMVNPRQFFRLSRGCVASVGAIKSVTKHLNGRLKVNLQPATSEEIFVSRTRTPEFMLWLES; from the coding sequence ATGATAAATATCCTGATTGTTGAGGACGAGGTGCCGGCTCAGAAGAATTTGCAGCGGCTGATAGAGGAGTATGTGGTCGATGGGCAAGTTGTGGGGTGCACCGGCTCCATTGAGAGCACCTGCCGCTTTCTGAGTGAGAGGGGAGGAGAGGTCGATTTGATTCTGCTTGACATTGAGCTCTCGGACGGCAAGAGTTTCGAGATTTTCAATCGCATCAAGATCACCGCGCGCGTGATAGTAACCACAGCCTTTGACAATTATGCTATCAAGGCTTTCAAGATTCATAGTGTCGATTATCTGCTCAAACCCATCGAGCCGCGGGAGCTTGTCGCTGCCGTCGAGTTGGTTAGGCGCGATATGAGCTCGGACGGTCACATCGATAAGATTTTGGAGATACTCTCCCCGCGGGAGTATAAACAGCGATTCACGGTCAAAATTGGTGACAAGATAGTCATAGTCGATACGGAGCAGATAGCATACTTTTATTCGGAAGAGAAGGTCACCTTTTTGGTTACGAAGCAGGATAGGAGATATATCGTTGATTTTTCGTTGGATATGGTTGGCGAGATGGTCAATCCGCGTCAATTTTTTCGTCTTTCTCGCGGTTGCGTTGCCTCGGTGGGTGCGATAAAGTCTGTGACCAAACATCTCAACGGGAGACTGAAGGTGAATCTTCAGCCTGCCACCTCCGAAGAGATTTTTGTGAGTAGAACCCGTACCCCCGAGTTTATGCTATGGCTTGAGTCGTAA
- a CDS encoding putative two-component system sensor protein histidine kinase, giving the protein MWRRVSHQTRLIVALAVVVLLLRVVFIDLYRTLNEAFGLQFSDFLVRVVSDYPTFFVAFMLDLLFVRQLSRNISYGTQPVRRLLLICGYVVIISVVVAMVVNIGKIPFLDHKGDYYGEMLFSLLSALTINSLIVVVADVTLYYRQTRQELIAQINKKRKAQYQYSQLKRQLNPHFLFNSLNILDYIVKNGETERASAFIHKLAGTYRYLLSKEDDKLVTLGQELAFVEMYCDLLKERFTDGLVIEICIDESLYKTKIVPCGLQILVENATKHNIVSAEKPLTVRIFVLEHRIVVVNNLQPKLTQVDSTGLGLRNIGKQYLDIANLDIVIVKNEKEFRVELPILEL; this is encoded by the coding sequence ATGTGGAGAAGAGTTAGTCACCAGACGCGACTTATCGTTGCCCTTGCCGTGGTGGTTCTACTGCTGCGAGTTGTCTTTATTGATTTGTATCGCACCCTAAACGAGGCGTTTGGCTTGCAGTTTTCGGATTTTTTGGTGAGGGTTGTCAGTGACTATCCCACCTTTTTTGTGGCATTTATGCTTGACTTGCTTTTCGTGCGCCAGCTCAGCCGCAATATATCATACGGCACTCAACCGGTCAGGCGGCTGTTGCTTATTTGCGGTTATGTGGTGATAATCTCCGTTGTTGTGGCAATGGTGGTCAATATAGGTAAGATTCCATTTCTCGACCATAAGGGCGATTATTACGGCGAGATGCTATTTTCTCTTTTGTCAGCGCTGACAATTAACTCTCTGATAGTTGTAGTTGCAGACGTGACGCTCTACTATCGCCAAACCCGTCAGGAACTTATCGCGCAAATCAACAAAAAGCGTAAGGCTCAATATCAATACTCGCAGTTGAAGAGACAGCTCAATCCACACTTTTTATTCAACTCTCTCAATATATTGGACTACATTGTGAAAAACGGTGAAACCGAACGTGCCAGTGCTTTTATCCATAAATTGGCGGGGACGTATCGCTACCTGCTCAGCAAGGAGGATGACAAATTGGTTACTCTGGGACAAGAACTTGCCTTTGTCGAGATGTATTGTGATCTGCTCAAGGAGCGATTTACTGACGGTTTGGTGATTGAGATTTGCATAGACGAGTCATTGTATAAAACCAAAATAGTTCCTTGCGGATTGCAGATTTTGGTCGAGAACGCCACAAAGCATAATATTGTTTCGGCGGAGAAGCCCCTCACGGTAAGAATATTTGTGCTGGAGCATCGAATTGTGGTCGTAAATAATCTGCAACCCAAATTGACTCAGGTAGATTCCACCGGTTTAGGGTTGCGTAATATAGGAAAGCAGTATTTGGACATTGCAAATCTGGATATTGTGATTGTCAAAAACGAAAAAGAATTTAGGGTAGAGTTACCCATTTTAGAGCTATGA
- a CDS encoding Free methionine-(R)-sulfoxide reductase (contains GAF domain), with product MKNIIVPKEGTRAQIYETIIPQIESLVAGEEDLIANLANITAVLKGALGFFWIGFYLVKGDELVLAPFQGTPACTRIKRGRGVCGAAWEQERALLVADVNKFPGHIACSSHSKSEVVIPIFRRGEVFAVLDIDSDKLDDFSQTDIEHLELLADIVGKM from the coding sequence ATGAAAAACATTATTGTACCCAAAGAGGGAACTCGTGCTCAAATCTACGAAACGATTATCCCTCAGATAGAGAGCCTCGTAGCGGGCGAGGAAGATTTAATCGCAAATCTTGCCAACATCACAGCAGTGCTTAAGGGTGCTTTGGGTTTCTTTTGGATTGGTTTTTATTTGGTTAAGGGCGATGAATTGGTGCTTGCACCATTTCAGGGAACGCCCGCGTGTACACGCATCAAGCGCGGACGGGGAGTTTGCGGTGCCGCTTGGGAACAGGAGCGCGCACTGTTGGTGGCTGATGTGAATAAATTCCCGGGGCACATTGCGTGCAGCTCACATTCCAAATCAGAGGTGGTAATACCCATATTCCGTCGAGGGGAGGTGTTTGCCGTGCTCGATATTGATAGTGACAAATTGGACGACTTCTCGCAAACAGATATTGAACACTTGGAATTGTTGGCAGATATAGTCGGCAAAATGTGA
- a CDS encoding Long-chain-fatty-acid--CoA ligase has protein sequence MVKENFVEMFELSFRTNWKLPALSDYFKDEESYTYGELAREVARLHTLMEIYDIKRGDKIALIGRNNPKWCISFLATVTYGAVIVPILQDFSANDVHHIINHSESSLLFSGDQYWDNIDFDKIPNVKAAFSLTDFRTLHTNVPHKNRELHKSFYKKYKHFSRNKVNFPKVDNGELMVLNYTSGTTGFSKGVMLTGNNLAGNLVFARSMNIHNAGSRALSFLPLAHAYGCTFDFLYPLSVGAHLTLLGKIPSPRILIEAMGVVKPQLVILVPMLLEKIYKKQILPMLDKSLLRFALRLPLVDTGIYALINKKLTDTFGGCFHQVIVGGAALNGDVEEFLKKIKFKFTVGYGMTECAPLISYAPPEEFKESSCGKALEGLMEVKIDSPDPQHIAGEIIVRGEHVMMGYYKNEEATRAVMLEDGWMRTGDVGTLDTDGTIYIRGRNKTMILGASGQNIYPEEIESKLNNLPCVMESLVVEKEGRLVALVYPDYEQADQMTSLQGQTIEQVMTDNVTELNKIVAPYERIAQIILFPNEFEKTPKKSIKRYLYTL, from the coding sequence ATGGTAAAAGAAAATTTCGTAGAGATGTTTGAACTCAGTTTCCGTACGAATTGGAAACTACCTGCTCTATCGGACTACTTCAAAGACGAGGAATCATACACATACGGTGAGCTGGCACGCGAGGTGGCACGGCTACATACTCTGATGGAGATTTACGACATAAAGCGGGGCGACAAAATCGCTCTTATCGGGCGCAATAACCCGAAGTGGTGCATCTCGTTTCTCGCTACGGTAACCTATGGGGCGGTGATTGTCCCCATCTTACAGGACTTCTCGGCAAACGATGTCCACCACATCATCAACCACTCGGAGTCGTCCTTGCTCTTCTCGGGTGACCAGTATTGGGACAATATCGACTTCGACAAAATACCCAACGTCAAAGCAGCGTTTTCACTCACCGATTTCCGCACACTCCACACCAATGTGCCACACAAAAACAGGGAGTTACATAAATCATTTTACAAAAAATACAAACACTTTTCTCGAAACAAAGTGAACTTTCCGAAGGTGGATAACGGCGAATTGATGGTTCTCAACTACACCTCGGGTACGACTGGATTTAGCAAAGGTGTGATGCTCACAGGCAACAACTTAGCAGGCAACCTTGTCTTTGCTCGCTCAATGAATATTCACAATGCAGGCAGCCGTGCCCTCTCTTTTCTCCCCCTTGCACACGCCTACGGTTGCACATTCGATTTCCTATACCCCCTCAGCGTGGGGGCGCACCTGACCCTGCTGGGCAAAATACCGTCACCACGAATACTAATCGAGGCAATGGGAGTGGTCAAGCCACAACTTGTCATCCTCGTACCAATGTTGCTTGAGAAGATTTATAAAAAACAGATTTTGCCGATGTTAGACAAAAGTCTACTCCGGTTTGCTCTCCGCCTTCCGTTGGTGGATACGGGCATATACGCGCTTATCAATAAAAAACTGACCGACACATTCGGAGGCTGTTTCCACCAAGTTATTGTCGGCGGAGCAGCACTAAATGGCGATGTGGAGGAGTTTTTGAAAAAGATAAAGTTCAAATTTACCGTCGGATACGGGATGACAGAGTGCGCGCCACTCATTAGCTATGCGCCGCCCGAGGAGTTCAAAGAGAGCTCGTGCGGAAAGGCGCTAGAGGGATTAATGGAGGTAAAAATAGACTCGCCCGACCCTCAGCATATTGCCGGCGAAATCATCGTCCGTGGCGAACACGTAATGATGGGCTACTATAAAAACGAGGAAGCCACCAGAGCAGTTATGCTAGAGGATGGTTGGATGCGCACGGGAGATGTCGGTACACTAGACACCGATGGTACAATCTATATCCGCGGGCGAAACAAAACGATGATATTGGGAGCTTCGGGACAGAACATATACCCCGAAGAGATTGAATCAAAGCTCAATAACCTCCCCTGCGTAATGGAAAGTCTGGTGGTGGAAAAAGAAGGTCGATTGGTGGCACTGGTATATCCCGACTATGAACAAGCCGACCAAATGACCTCCTTGCAGGGGCAGACAATCGAACAAGTTATGACTGACAACGTGACAGAACTAAACAAAATTGTGGCTCCTTATGAGCGTATCGCCCAAATAATACTCTTCCCCAACGAGTTTGAAAAGACACCCAAAAAGAGCATAAAGAGGTATTTGTACACTCTTTAA
- a CDS encoding LSU ribosomal protein L27p, producing the protein MAHKKGVGSSKNGRESESKRLGVKLFGGQFAKAGNIIVRQRGTVHNPGENVGIGKDHTLFALVDGTVCFKKKSEGKSFVSIAPIAE; encoded by the coding sequence ATGGCACACAAGAAAGGCGTTGGTAGTTCAAAGAACGGACGCGAATCAGAAAGCAAACGCTTGGGCGTAAAACTCTTCGGAGGTCAGTTCGCAAAAGCAGGTAATATTATTGTTCGTCAGCGTGGCACAGTTCACAATCCGGGCGAGAATGTGGGTATCGGTAAGGACCACACATTGTTCGCATTGGTAGACGGTACAGTATGTTTCAAAAAGAAATCGGAAGGCAAATCATTCGTATCGATAGCACCGATAGCAGAATAA
- a CDS encoding LSU ribosomal protein L21p → MYAIVEIAGQQFKVEKGRKLYVHRLSQNEGSAVSFDKILLIENDGKVVVGTPSVKDAKVEATVIRHLKDDKVIVFKKKRRKGYRVKNGHRQCLTQIEINSINA, encoded by the coding sequence ATGTACGCTATTGTAGAAATTGCAGGTCAACAGTTTAAGGTTGAAAAAGGTCGCAAGCTCTATGTTCACCGTCTTAGCCAGAACGAAGGTTCGGCAGTGAGCTTTGACAAAATCCTGCTAATTGAAAACGACGGTAAGGTAGTTGTAGGCACACCTTCAGTAAAAGATGCCAAGGTTGAAGCAACGGTTATTCGCCACTTGAAAGATGACAAGGTTATCGTATTCAAGAAGAAACGCCGCAAAGGTTACCGCGTTAAGAACGGTCACCGTCAGTGCTTGACCCAAATCGAAATTAATAGTATTAACGCTTAA
- a CDS encoding Carboxy-terminal processing protease: MVVAAALLGVVGGVILERQTISTVGSRLGVNDKLSFTMNLIENKYVDNIARDSLLELVVPALINKLDPHSSYIPAAELTEKNEPLQGKFDGIGVMFNMLTDTVLVTNVISGGPSDKAGVVAGDRIITVNDSVIAGRKIPSDEVVKKLKGTRGTKVTIGVQRNGSNELARITITRGVIPMKSLDAAFVIADTVGYIKFSRFAATTYKELMEAMAVLTKDGAKRFVVDLRGNGGGYMEPAILIANEFLEKGQKIVYTEGAHSRRLDQYADGSGKYKSVPLVVMIDEGSASASEILAGAIQDNDRGLVVGRRSFGKGLVQEQIDYPDGSALLMTIAHYYTPVGRSIQKPYKMGESDEYFMELYQRAAHDELFSVDSIKQNEKLKFVTSKGRVVYGGGGIMPDEFVPLDTAGVNGYFRKVFAKNLIFRYATKVVEENRPAINKIDSFAALERFLASKNLFYDFVNYASKSGVQPDRAADAEEVKSLIMGQIKGYIGRNTLLEDNALYFYFHPVDKTAVRAVELLRKE; encoded by the coding sequence ATGGTTGTTGCGGCAGCTCTTTTGGGTGTTGTTGGCGGCGTGATTTTGGAGCGTCAGACCATTTCGACCGTCGGCTCGCGGCTGGGCGTAAACGACAAATTGTCCTTCACTATGAATCTCATTGAGAATAAGTATGTGGATAATATTGCGCGCGATTCGCTGTTGGAGCTGGTTGTTCCGGCACTTATAAACAAATTGGATCCCCATTCCTCGTACATACCCGCTGCGGAACTCACCGAGAAGAATGAGCCGTTGCAGGGGAAATTCGATGGAATTGGTGTTATGTTTAATATGCTCACCGACACGGTGCTCGTTACGAATGTTATTTCGGGTGGCCCGAGCGATAAGGCGGGTGTGGTGGCGGGTGACCGTATAATTACGGTCAATGATTCGGTGATAGCCGGACGCAAGATTCCCAGCGACGAGGTTGTTAAGAAACTCAAAGGCACACGCGGCACCAAGGTCACCATTGGTGTGCAACGTAACGGTAGTAACGAGCTTGCCCGAATTACAATTACGCGCGGGGTGATTCCTATGAAGAGTTTGGATGCGGCATTTGTAATTGCGGATACGGTGGGGTACATAAAATTTTCACGTTTTGCGGCAACCACATACAAGGAGCTTATGGAGGCGATGGCGGTGCTCACCAAGGATGGTGCAAAGCGTTTTGTGGTGGATTTGCGCGGCAACGGCGGGGGCTATATGGAGCCTGCGATTTTGATTGCAAACGAATTTTTGGAGAAGGGGCAGAAGATTGTCTACACCGAGGGTGCTCACTCGCGCCGTCTTGACCAGTATGCTGACGGCTCGGGCAAGTACAAGAGCGTGCCCCTGGTTGTGATGATTGACGAAGGTTCAGCTTCGGCATCGGAGATTCTCGCCGGCGCGATTCAGGACAACGACCGTGGTTTGGTGGTTGGACGTCGCAGCTTTGGTAAGGGGTTGGTTCAGGAGCAGATAGACTATCCGGACGGCTCGGCACTGCTAATGACCATTGCCCACTATTACACTCCTGTCGGGCGTTCGATTCAGAAACCCTACAAGATGGGCGAGAGTGATGAGTATTTTATGGAGCTCTACCAGCGTGCAGCGCACGACGAACTGTTCAGCGTGGATAGCATAAAGCAGAATGAGAAGTTGAAGTTTGTAACTTCTAAGGGGCGAGTTGTTTATGGTGGTGGTGGCATTATGCCTGACGAGTTTGTACCATTAGATACCGCTGGGGTGAATGGATATTTTAGAAAAGTTTTTGCAAAGAATCTGATTTTCCGTTACGCCACAAAGGTGGTGGAGGAGAATCGCCCGGCGATTAATAAAATTGATAGCTTCGCGGCGCTGGAGAGATTTCTTGCCTCTAAAAACCTTTTTTACGATTTTGTAAACTATGCCTCCAAGAGTGGCGTGCAGCCCGACAGGGCGGCAGATGCCGAAGAGGTCAAGTCTCTTATTATGGGACAGATAAAGGGCTATATAGGGCGCAATACCCTGCTGGAGGATAACGCACTATACTTTTATTTCCATCCGGTTGATAAGACTGCGGTGCGTGCGGTTGAGTTGTTGCGAAAAGAATAA